From the genome of Miscanthus floridulus cultivar M001 chromosome 10, ASM1932011v1, whole genome shotgun sequence, one region includes:
- the LOC136486334 gene encoding uncharacterized protein, whose product MAEPFGVGDSASESIPPEPPAASHGPGRAAARARAQAEMRKRMESVEDLIEEAKLRTVWWALCIFAISYVLTHTSKSMWTNVPMSILILGFLRYLSFKVEFCWREQPVRKQTYLSQASKRQLSANDHRLSTVPPVSRWRRKVGSPSVEAAFESFIENILRDFVLDLWYSDITPDREAPELIRGLVLHALGEVSGRVKEMNLVDMLTRDMVDLIGNHLDIFRKNQTLIGVDVMRTLSSEERDERLKQHLIVSQELHPALLSSEHEYKVLQEIVGGIMALVLRPQDAQSPLVRCFSRELMTCLVLQPVMNFASPVYINELIVYLLNIKDTGNVGGNTNMANTELVPYKGGSQGCQMESRNLTVEPSSLIPPNNSGMRSLVTSECGKSKMSEDDNDSTIQPRQPDWAVVLDAATKRRSEVLAPENLENMWAIGRNYQKKMINVDQSSRLKGYGGSDNSPSAGAVAKELSSNFNERIASVDYKYMVNLMQSKNRNAQSTFVTGSHPLALQNTNEVKPKEGSQVHFSSKEKPHETSNSVKAQLKRSNSTPDIEKRYLAKSNQPMVPSERLNVRKNQDERGAGPASHVEVLMHVPKIRCRVVGAYFEKLGSKSFAVYSIAVTDADNEAWFVKRRYRNFERLHRQLKEIPNYSLHLPPKSFLSSSVDDYLVHQRCILLDKYLQDLLSIANIAEQHEVWDFLSASSKNYSAGKSTSVMKTLAVNVDDAMDDIVRQFKGVSDGLKRAVGTSPSSATAQFADNRMSLSWNQEEKDNHNLHQRNLESAHSLSDGDSNYEDHTSSMNSGCHSDNEVNNRGHTSNDVKHIETYSSLDKQASDQIGKPTSAYFDSSNMSSLNTFEDPTGIPPEWMPTNVSVPLLNLVDKVFQLKRRGWIRRQVLWISKQILQLVMEDAIDEWIIRQINWLRREDVIVQGIRWIQDTLWPNGIFFTKLDGYKGNAGTSQFDKQSFGSPNQAVGNRKSTSSFELQLEASRNASEVKKLLLDGTPSTLVSIIGYKQYRRSARDMYYFLQSNVCIKQLAYAMLEQVLVTVFPELRQLIDDIHEKGRKEQASFTYQL is encoded by the exons ATGGCGGAGCCCTTTGGGGTGGGGGATTCCGCATCCGAATCGATCCCACCGGAGCCCCCCGCCGCCTCCCACGGGCCGGGCCGcgccgcggcgcgcgcgcgcgcgcaggcCGAGATGCGGAAGAGGATGGAGAGCGTCGAGGATCTGATTGAGGAGGCCAAGCTGCGCACCGTCTGGTGGGCGCTCTGCATCTTCGCCATCTCCTACGTCCTCACGC ATACAAGTAAATCAATGTGGACAAATGTGCCCATGTCAATCCTTATACTTGGATTTCTCCGGTATCTCTCCTTCAAAGTGGAGTTCTGTTGGAGGGAACAGCCTGTACGTAAGCAGACATATTTGTCTCAAGCCTCAAAGAGGCAGTTGTCTGCAAATGATCATCGCCTTTCGACTGTACCACCAGTATCCAGATGGAGAAGAAAAGTTGGTTCACCTTCTGTTGAGGCTGCTTTTGAAAGTTTCATTGAGAATATTTTGCGAGACTTTGTTTTAGACTTGTGGTATTCAGATATTACTCCCGACAGAGAGGCCCCAGAACTGATACGTGGCTTAGTACTTCATGCTCTTGGTGAAGTATCAGGCAGGGTGAAAGAGATGAATCTAGTTGACATGCTAACAAG GGATATGGTTGATTTGATTGGTAACCATTTAGATATTTTCCGGAAAAATCAAACTCTAATTGGTGTTGATGTCATGAGGACTTTGTCTTCTGAGGAAAGAGATGAGAGACTGAAGCAGCACCTAATAGTTTCACAGGAACTTCATCCAGCACTGTTATCTTCAGAGCATGAGTACAAG GTTCTTCAAGAAATCGTTGGGGGCATTATGGCTCTAGTTTTGAGACCACAAGATGCACAGAGTCCACTAGTTCGCTGTTTCTCCAGGGAACTGATGACCTGCCTAGTCTTGCAACCTGTTATGAACTTCGCAAGCCCTGT CTACATCAACGAGTTGATTGTCTACCTTCTAAACATCAAAGATACAGGTAATGTTGGAGGAAATACAAACATGGCTAATACGGAACTAGTGCCTTACAAAGGAGGTTCACAAGGTTGTCAAATGGAATCAAGGAATTTGACTGTAGAACCTAGCAGCTTAATTCCACCAAATAATTCTGGGATGAGGTCACTTGTTACTTCTGAATGTGGAAAGTCGAAAATGTCAGAGGATGACAATGATAGTACCATCCAACCTCGTCAACCAGACTGGGCGGTGGTATTGGATGCAGCTACTAAAAGGAGGTCAGAGGTTCTTGCCCCTGAGAATCTTGAGAACATGTGGGCAATCGGAAGAAATTATCAAAAGAAAATGATTAATGTAGACCAATCATCTAGGTTGAAAGGTTATGGAGGTTCCGATAACAGTCCAAGTGCAGGGGCAGTGGCTAAAGAGCTATCCTCTAACTTCAACGAGAGAATTGCATCTGTTGATTATAAATACATGGTCAATTTGATGCAAAGTAAAAATAGGAATGCTCAATCTACTTTCGTCACAGGTAGTCATCCACTTGCTCTACAAAATACGAATGAAGTGAAACCAAAAGAGGGGAGTCAAGTTCATTTCAGCAGCAAGGAGAAACCACATGAAACCAGCAACAGTGTAAAAGCTCAACTAAAACGATCTAATAGTACTCCTGATATTGAGAAAAGATATTTGGCAAAAAGTAACCAGCCCATGGTTCCCAGTGAAAGGCTAAATGTGAGGAAAAATCAGGATGAGAGAGGTGCTGGTCCTGCCTCACATGTTGAGGTGCTAATGCATGTTCCGAAGATAAGATGCCGG GTTGTTGGTGCATATTTTGAGAAACTAGGTTCAAAATCTTTTGCAGTTTATTCTATCGCGGTGACTGATGCAGATAACGAGGCCTGGTTTGTGAAAAGAAG ATACCGGAATTTTGAACGTCTTCATCGACAACTGAAGGAGATACCTAATTATTCATTACATCTGCCTCCAAAGAGTTTTCTTTCATCTAGTGTTGATGATTACCTTGTGCACCAACGATGCATTCTCCTGGACAAATATCTTCAA GATCTCTTGTCTATAGCTAATATTGCAGAGCAGCATGAAGTTTGGGATTTCCTGAGTGCATCCTCAAAG AATTACTCtgctggaaagtccacctctgttatgaaaaccttggCTG TTAATGTTGATGATGCAATGGATGACATTGTTCGACAATTTAAAGGAGTTTCAGATGGTTTGAAACGGGCGGTCGGCACATCGCCTTCTAGCGCAACTGCCCAATTTGCAGATAATAGGATGTCTCTATCTTGGAACCAGGAAGAGAAAGATAACCACAACTTGCATCAAAGAAACTTGGAAAGTGCTCATAGCCTATCAGATGGTGATAGTAACTACGAAGATCACACCTCATCTATGAATAGTGGATGCCATTCAGACAATGAGGTCAATAATAGAGGCCATACTTCAAATGATGTTAAGCACATCGAAACATATTCCAGTTTGGATAAACAAGCCAGTGACCAAATAGGAAAACCTACAAGTGCATATTTTGATTCTTCAAACATGTCATCTCTAAATACATTCGAGGATCCAACAGGAATTCCTCCTGAG TGGATGCCAACAAATGTTAGTGTGCCTTTATTGAACCTGGTTGACAAGGTATTCCAGCTAAAGCGACGGGGTTGGATACG GAGACAAGTTCTTTGGATATCAAAACAAATTTTGCAGTTGGTCATGGAAGATGCAATCGATGAATGGATCATAAGACAAATCAATTGGCTACGAAGAGAAGATGTCATTGTACAAGGAATACGTTGGATTCAAGAT ACCCTTTGGCCAAACGGTATattcttcaccaagttggatgGATATAAAGGGAATGCAGGCACAAGTCAATTTGACAAGCAGTCATTTGGGAGTCCCAACCAGGCTGTTGGCAACAGAAAGAGCACAAGCTCTTTTGAACTTCAGCTTGAGGCATCCAGAAATGCCAGTGAGGTCAAAAAACTTCTTTTAG ATGGAACTCCATCGACCTTGGTCAGCATAATTGGATACAAACAGTACCGACGCAGCGCAAGGGACATGTACTACTTCCTCCAA TCCAACGTCTGCATCAAGCAGCTCGCATATGCAATGCTAGAGCAGGTCCTCGTGACAGTC